In the Styela clava chromosome 8, kaStyClav1.hap1.2, whole genome shotgun sequence genome, one interval contains:
- the LOC144425836 gene encoding meiosis expressed gene 1 protein homolog: MAAAATSAMGDSLKPKSMVRAKRWDDEVENAFRFQAAGYRDELEYQIINRSEAEKWPCSGYVKKLQRKDGTFYYYNRARECQDKEVHKIKLYKY; encoded by the exons ATGGCGGCTGCAGCGACGAGTGCGATGGGCGATTCCCTGAAACCCAAATCAATGGTCAGAGCTAAACGATGGGACGATGAAGTCGAAAACGCTTTCAG ATTCCAAGCTGCTGGGTACAGAGATGAGTTGGAATATCAAATAATTAATCGATCGGAAGCAGAAAAGTGGCCGTGTTCGGGTTATGTCAAAAAATTACAACGAAAAGATGGAACATTTTACTATTACAACAGAGCAAGGGAATGCCAAGATAAAGAAGTTCACAAAATCAAGTTatacaaatattaa